In Strigops habroptila isolate Jane chromosome 6, bStrHab1.2.pri, whole genome shotgun sequence, a single genomic region encodes these proteins:
- the BMP2 gene encoding bone morphogenetic protein 2, producing the protein MVAATRSLLALLLCQALLGGAAGLMPEVGRRRFTEPGRAASAAQRPEDLLSEFELRLLHMFGLKRRPSPGKDVVIPPYMLDLYRLHAGQQQGQPPALGYPLERAASRANTVRSFHHEEVLEELPETSGKTARRFFFNLTSIPNEESITSAELQIFRKQVHEAFENNSSYHHRINIYEIIKPATATSKDPVTRLLDTRLVHHNASKWESFDVTPAVLRWIAHGQPNHGFVVEVVHLDKENSASKRHVRISRSLHQDEDSWSQLRPLLVTFGHDGKGHPLHKREKRQAKHKQRKRHKYSCKRHPLYVDFNDVGWNDWIVAPPGYSAFYCHGECPFPLADHLNSTNHAIVQTLVNSVNSKIPKACCVPTELSAISMLYLDENEKVVLKNYQDMVVEGCGCR; encoded by the exons ATGGTTGCCGCGACCCGCTCCCTCCTGgcgctgctgctctgccaggcgCTGCTGGGCGGCGCGGCCGGCCTCATGCCGGAGGTGGGCCGGCGGCGTTTCACCGAGCCGGGCCGCGCCGCCTCGGCCGCGCAGCGCCCCGAGGATCTCCTCAGCGAGTTCGAGCTGCGCCTGCTCCACATGTTCGGGTTGAAGCGGCGGCCCAGCCCCGGCAAGGACGTCGTCATCCCCCCCTACATGCTGGACCTCTACCGCCTGCACGccgggcagcagcaggggcagccGCCGGCCCTCGGGTACCCGCTGGAGCGGGCCGCCAGCCGCGCCAACACCGTCCGCAGCTTCCACCACGAAG AAGTTTTGGAAGAACTGCCAGAAACAAGTGGGAAAACAGCACGGCGTTTCTTCTTTAATTTAACTTCCATCCCTAATGAGGAGTCTATCACCTCAGCTGAACTCCAGATTTTTCGGAAGCAGGTGCACGAAGCCTTTGAGAACAACAGCAGCTACCATCACCgtattaatatttatgaaattataAAGCCAGCCACAGCCACCTCTAAGGACCCTGTCACAAGACTTTTGGACACCAGGTTGGTGCATCATAATGCAAGTAAATGGGAAAGTTTTGATGTAACGCCAGCTGTTTTGAGGTGGATTGCACATGGACAACCTAATCATGGGTTTGTGGTAGAGGTGGTTCACTTGGACAAAGAGAACAGTGCCTCCAAGAGGCACGTTAGGATTAGCAGGTCTTTACATCAGGATGAAGATAGCTGGTCTCAGCTCAGGCCATTATTAGTAACGTTTGGGCATGATGGCAAGGGACACCCGCtccataaaagagaaaagcGTCAAGCGAAACACAAACAGCGTAAACGCCACAAATACAGTTGCAAAAGGCATCCGTTATATGTGGACTTCAATGATGTGGGGTGGAATGACTGGATTGTTGCCCCACCGGGGTATAGTGCCTTTTACTGCCACGGGGAATGTCCTTTTCCACTGGCAGATCATCTAAACTCAACAAACCATGCCATTGTTCAGACTTTGGTCAATTCAGTGAATTCCAAAATCCCCAAGGCTTGCTGTGTGCCGACAGAACTGAGTGCTATTTCCATGCTCTACcttgatgaaaatgaaaaagttgtaTTAAAGAACTATCAAGATATGGTTGTGGAGGGTTGTGGGTGCCGCTGA